The following proteins come from a genomic window of Bacteroidota bacterium:
- a CDS encoding N-acetylmuramoyl-L-alanine amidase, which yields MKYDKDRRSSASRIAIRALFIFHASYFLFLIGCAPSRKTTTTRPSPIPPPPTATKLPQPPAPAPEAPLHLSVAYPASGQVRPAVDSNFIFGTVGNGNATLAINGVEVPLARNGAFLAFLPMPHDGQYHLVAERGSDRQSLDLGYSPAKAAPAGLEEHAKTAYDAYPSPVWARVVRGSDTLQTGSDVAPGAPEPDGNRRWFFPRGTALRVLGKMGKYYKLELGSERETAWVADTNLDLHATAPTSAGMMAIRPTDGWIDIVMPAGHAPFLINESHGPEGNHLRVTIYRKPEGQSQIFTEVDPAILAVTSSTTGTNAGFDVQTAKPVWGYKAFYLDDGSLVLRLRRPPELDRYNPLRGLRIMIDPGHPPGGAIGPTGLTEREANLAEATRLHDLLTKKGAQVLMTHSTLSGMVSDVNQVEELDARAALAVSEDVDLMISVHNNAFPDGTNPFLNYGTSTFYYHPQSAGLAWALDREIAEVTGIPNLGAMQKSLAICRPTWMPCVLTESLYLMFPDQEQALRDPNFLNELAEAHVRGIEDFLRGEAQ from the coding sequence ATGAAATATGATAAGGACCGTCGATCCAGCGCATCGCGCATTGCCATTCGTGCCCTCTTCATATTTCATGCTTCATATTTCCTATTTTTGATTGGCTGCGCGCCCTCCCGCAAGACGACGACCACTCGGCCTTCCCCCATTCCACCGCCACCGACTGCCACGAAGCTCCCGCAGCCACCCGCTCCAGCACCGGAGGCGCCGTTGCATCTCAGCGTGGCGTATCCCGCGAGTGGACAGGTGCGTCCGGCGGTTGACTCAAATTTCATCTTCGGTACTGTGGGCAATGGCAATGCAACACTTGCGATCAATGGCGTCGAGGTGCCGCTTGCCAGGAACGGCGCGTTCCTCGCGTTTCTGCCGATGCCACATGATGGACAGTATCATCTGGTTGCCGAGCGCGGTAGTGACCGGCAATCGCTCGACCTGGGCTACAGTCCTGCCAAAGCTGCTCCGGCGGGTTTGGAGGAGCATGCGAAGACCGCTTACGACGCATATCCAAGTCCGGTATGGGCGCGGGTCGTGCGGGGCAGCGATACACTCCAGACTGGCAGCGATGTCGCGCCTGGCGCGCCGGAGCCGGATGGCAATCGCCGGTGGTTTTTCCCGCGCGGCACCGCGCTCCGTGTGCTCGGCAAGATGGGCAAGTACTACAAGCTGGAACTTGGCTCCGAGCGCGAGACGGCTTGGGTCGCCGATACCAATCTCGATCTGCATGCCACTGCTCCCACTTCGGCGGGCATGATGGCCATACGTCCCACCGATGGATGGATCGATATTGTCATGCCGGCCGGGCATGCGCCATTTTTGATAAACGAGTCGCATGGGCCCGAAGGCAATCATCTTCGCGTCACCATCTATCGCAAGCCCGAAGGCCAATCGCAAATCTTTACCGAAGTCGATCCGGCAATTCTCGCCGTGACCAGTTCGACAACCGGCACCAATGCGGGCTTTGATGTCCAGACCGCAAAGCCGGTATGGGGTTACAAAGCGTTCTATCTCGATGATGGCTCGCTCGTGCTGCGGTTGCGCCGGCCACCCGAACTTGACCGGTACAATCCATTGCGCGGGCTTCGCATCATGATCGATCCCGGACATCCGCCGGGCGGCGCAATTGGTCCAACGGGACTCACCGAGCGCGAAGCGAATCTTGCGGAGGCAACGCGACTGCACGATTTGCTCACAAAGAAGGGTGCGCAAGTCCTGATGACCCACTCGACACTCAGCGGGATGGTCAGCGACGTCAATCAAGTCGAAGAGCTGGATGCGCGTGCTGCGCTTGCTGTGAGCGAGGATGTCGATCTGATGATCAGCGTCCACAACAATGCTTTCCCCGATGGGACGAATCCTTTCCTGAACTACGGGACGTCAACATTCTATTATCATCCCCAATCGGCTGGGTTGGCATGGGCACTCGATCGCGAGATTGCCGAGGTGACGGGCATTCCGAATCTTGGCGCGATGCAGAAGAGCCTTGCCATTTGCCGCCCGACCTGGATGCCCTGCGTGCTGACCGAATCGCTCTACCTCATGTTCCCCGATCAGGAGCAAGCTCTCCGCGATCCGAATTTCCTGAATGAACTCGCCGAGGCCCACGTCCGTGGCATCGAGGATTTCCTGCGGGGCGAAGCGCAGTAG
- a CDS encoding ABC transporter permease — translation MSETSLTSLGSNSSTIDARWRTYRVAAWLGWKVESNWADPLVFFIYAVMRPISTALVLLLMYVVIAGPQRGGFFDYIYISNALYLIAMQAIANMSWTILEDREHYRTLKYIYTAPISLYWYLIGRATARMLIGIMTCLFLLVVGSLLLGLHLSFGSVQWAWLAVYFPLGMIVLISFGIIIAGLALLVPRNGEFIGEILAGMLLLVCSVYFPPDILPSVLRKLSLAMPVTYWLEGMRRALTGGILQMDNGSGAISPILASYSNATLAMILLVSGILSATFAYFFYQTIERLAKARGMIDKTTGF, via the coding sequence ATGAGCGAGACGTCTCTTACATCTCTTGGCTCCAATTCCTCCACGATAGATGCTCGCTGGCGGACGTATCGCGTCGCTGCTTGGCTTGGTTGGAAGGTCGAGAGCAATTGGGCCGATCCGCTGGTCTTCTTTATCTATGCGGTGATGCGACCGATTTCGACAGCACTCGTGCTGCTCCTGATGTATGTCGTTATCGCGGGACCGCAACGCGGCGGGTTCTTCGATTATATATACATTTCGAACGCCCTCTACCTCATCGCGATGCAGGCGATCGCGAATATGTCCTGGACAATCCTGGAAGACCGCGAGCATTACCGCACCTTGAAATACATTTACACCGCGCCGATCAGCCTCTACTGGTATCTGATCGGCCGCGCCACGGCGAGAATGCTGATCGGCATCATGACCTGCCTCTTCCTGCTCGTCGTTGGGTCGCTTTTGCTTGGTCTGCATTTGAGCTTTGGGAGCGTGCAGTGGGCATGGCTCGCCGTGTATTTCCCGCTTGGCATGATCGTGCTGATTTCGTTCGGCATCATCATTGCGGGGCTCGCCCTGCTTGTACCGCGCAATGGCGAGTTCATCGGCGAGATCCTTGCTGGAATGTTGCTGCTCGTTTGCTCGGTTTATTTCCCGCCGGATATTCTGCCCTCGGTGTTGCGCAAGCTGAGCCTTGCCATGCCGGTCACGTACTGGCTCGAAGGCATGCGCCGCGCACTGACCGGTGGCATCTTGCAGATGGATAATGGCTCGGGCGCGATCAGTCCGATACTGGCATCGTATTCGAACGCAACGCTCGCGATGATCTTGCTGGTGAGTGGTATCCTTAGTGCCACGTTCGCGTACTTTTTCTACCAAACCATTGAGCGGCTCGCCAAAGCGCGCGGCATGATCGATAAGACGACGGGATTCTGA
- a CDS encoding ABC transporter permease, which yields MTKVSPLVLFLRTARARAAPRIWGMKREPSWVFLEVMVPIISTTAFVYLYRSLHAPQAYVGFVILGAVISAYWLNVVWAMAMQLHWEKKEGMLQLYVLSPAPLMAVLVGMSYGGIIMASSRAIVTLAAGLLLFQVQLSTAELPMVFLIFAVTLVALYGLGMTLSSLFIHWGREAWHLALAFHEPAFFLTGMNFPLSKLFSSVPGIIAFVSALLPISFGLDAMRQLLLPSNIPGVFSPGTELLILVGLGVMFLVLAYVALQRLEYKARVEATLSLRWQ from the coding sequence ATGACGAAGGTCAGCCCACTCGTTCTGTTTCTCCGAACGGCCCGTGCGCGTGCGGCCCCACGCATCTGGGGCATGAAGCGCGAGCCCTCGTGGGTATTCCTCGAAGTGATGGTGCCGATCATCAGCACAACGGCATTCGTCTATCTCTACCGCTCGTTGCATGCTCCGCAGGCTTATGTTGGCTTCGTGATTCTGGGCGCGGTCATCTCCGCATACTGGCTGAACGTCGTCTGGGCAATGGCGATGCAGTTGCACTGGGAGAAGAAGGAGGGCATGCTGCAACTCTATGTTCTCTCCCCTGCTCCACTTATGGCCGTACTGGTCGGCATGAGTTATGGCGGCATCATCATGGCTTCATCGCGAGCAATTGTTACGCTGGCGGCGGGCTTGCTCCTGTTCCAGGTCCAGCTTTCGACCGCGGAGTTGCCGATGGTCTTCCTGATCTTTGCCGTAACGCTTGTCGCACTCTACGGACTCGGCATGACGCTCAGCTCGCTTTTTATCCATTGGGGTCGTGAAGCGTGGCACCTCGCGCTCGCATTCCATGAGCCTGCGTTTTTTCTGACTGGAATGAACTTCCCGCTTTCCAAGCTCTTCTCCTCGGTGCCGGGCATCATCGCCTTTGTTTCCGCGCTGCTTCCAATCAGCTTTGGACTCGATGCGATGCGGCAACTCCTGCTACCGAGCAACATTCCCGGTGTGTTCTCGCCTGGCACCGAACTACTCATACTCGTTGGACTCGGGGTGATGTTTCTTGTTCTGGCATATGTGGCACTTCAACGGCTGGAATACAAGGCTCGCGTTGAAGCAACGCTCTCTTTGAGGTGGCAATGA
- a CDS encoding ATP-binding cassette domain-containing protein, protein MNATPLAIKTDQVGRIYQKKSPKRKAASEESARELIALDGVTLEVPKGELFGLLGPNGAGKTTLIKVLTTLLTPTSGTALVEGFDVVQQAKQVRERINMVSGGETSGYGLLTVRENLWMFSQFYGVPTKEAYRRADALLEKLELSHMCDTRVSGLSTGERQRMNFCRGFITEPNVLFLDEPTLGLDVNIARITRSFTREWMREHPDRTVLLTTHYMAEADELCDRIAIIDHGRIIACDSPQSLKRMLQRQPIFEITAGGLDASGIAEMRASRGVVRLTESFAPELSHHTLNFILEEESALPAIVGVLAATGGRLVTLAKHEPTLEDVFVKLVGRSLKEEVAE, encoded by the coding sequence ATGAATGCCACGCCTCTTGCAATCAAGACAGACCAGGTCGGTCGCATTTACCAAAAGAAATCGCCAAAGCGGAAGGCTGCGAGCGAGGAATCGGCGCGCGAACTCATTGCGTTGGATGGAGTAACACTCGAAGTCCCGAAGGGCGAACTCTTTGGCTTGCTCGGTCCGAACGGCGCGGGAAAAACCACGCTCATCAAAGTACTGACCACGTTGCTCACGCCAACCTCCGGAACGGCTCTCGTCGAAGGCTTCGATGTCGTGCAGCAGGCCAAGCAGGTCCGCGAACGGATTAACATGGTCTCCGGCGGCGAGACGAGTGGCTATGGACTACTCACGGTCCGAGAGAACCTCTGGATGTTCAGTCAGTTCTATGGCGTACCGACGAAAGAGGCCTACAGGCGCGCCGATGCGCTGCTCGAGAAACTTGAACTCAGCCACATGTGCGATACGCGCGTTTCGGGACTTTCGACCGGCGAACGGCAACGAATGAATTTCTGCCGCGGATTTATCACGGAGCCGAACGTGCTCTTCCTCGATGAGCCGACACTCGGTCTCGACGTGAATATCGCTCGTATCACGCGATCCTTCACGCGCGAGTGGATGCGGGAGCACCCCGACCGGACGGTTCTGCTCACCACGCACTACATGGCAGAAGCCGACGAACTGTGCGACCGAATTGCGATTATCGATCATGGCAGAATCATCGCGTGCGACTCGCCGCAGAGCCTCAAGCGGATGTTGCAGCGGCAGCCGATCTTCGAGATCACTGCCGGCGGACTCGATGCCAGTGGCATCGCCGAAATGCGCGCCTCGCGCGGCGTCGTCCGGCTGACCGAGTCCTTCGCACCTGAATTATCGCACCATACCCTGAATTTTATTTTGGAGGAAGAATCCGCATTGCCGGCAATCGTTGGTGTGCTCGCCGCAACTGGCGGGCGACTCGTCACTCTGGCAAAACACGAACCGACGCTCGAAGATGTATTCGTGAAGCTCGTCGGACGGAGCCTGAAAGAGGAGGTGGCAGAATGA
- a CDS encoding cation diffusion facilitator family transporter, translating to MAHTHDTGTGINRNFKIALALNVAIVALQATYGFLSHSVALIADAGHNLTDVLSLVFALGANMLAARPPTKMRTYGYRRTTILAALLNAVLLLVTTGAILYGAIERLRDPVPVDGGIVSIVAGISIVLNGLSAILFARGRHDLNVRAAFLHMAGDAGVSAGVVVAGLVIVWTGALWVDPIMSMIISVVILLGTWKILRESFNLAADAVPEQIDPVVIEAYLRSVEGVRDIHDLHIWGMSTTHVVLTAHLVIPERTVEDSLLFDISHELQDRYGIDHATLQVERGSLACELEASHVI from the coding sequence ATGGCTCACACGCACGATACGGGCACCGGCATCAACCGCAACTTCAAGATTGCGCTCGCGCTGAACGTGGCAATCGTTGCGCTCCAGGCGACGTATGGCTTCCTCAGCCATTCGGTTGCGCTCATTGCGGACGCCGGACACAACCTGACGGACGTATTGAGTCTCGTCTTCGCACTGGGTGCGAATATGCTTGCCGCCCGGCCGCCAACCAAGATGCGGACCTACGGCTACCGCCGCACAACGATCCTCGCGGCGCTCCTGAATGCGGTGCTATTGCTGGTGACGACTGGCGCCATCCTTTACGGTGCGATTGAGAGATTGCGCGACCCGGTCCCCGTCGATGGTGGGATCGTCTCGATTGTCGCGGGCATCAGCATCGTACTGAATGGGCTTTCAGCGATTCTCTTTGCCCGCGGGCGTCATGACCTGAATGTTCGTGCCGCTTTCCTCCACATGGCGGGCGATGCTGGCGTTTCCGCGGGAGTTGTCGTTGCGGGACTGGTGATTGTTTGGACGGGTGCGCTCTGGGTCGATCCGATCATGAGCATGATCATTTCAGTTGTGATCCTGCTCGGAACCTGGAAGATTCTGCGCGAGTCGTTCAATCTTGCGGCGGATGCAGTGCCCGAACAGATCGATCCGGTGGTGATCGAAGCCTATCTCCGAAGCGTCGAAGGCGTCCGCGATATTCACGATCTGCACATCTGGGGGATGAGCACAACCCATGTTGTGCTCACCGCGCATCTCGTCATCCCCGAACGCACGGTGGAGGATTCACTCCTCTTCGATATTTCACACGAGTTGCAAGACCGATATGGTATCGATCATGCAACGCTGCAGGTCGAGCGTGGCTCGCTCGCCTGCGAACTCGAAGCGAGCCACGTAATTTAA
- a CDS encoding DinB family protein produces the protein MTRKIELLTAYDAAWDREWESLQSVLKHLTEEEARYQHPAYSEEPLEDGHPPAGTVLWYIVHLPHCYRHYADIIRQRPNKPEDPHPPESNSVEEALANLQHDRTELRNTIATLSEEELDEKLYYGGTVPDLVRGTVRHDAWHAGQIAVARRLYRMRGRHG, from the coding sequence ATGACTCGAAAAATTGAACTACTCACCGCCTATGATGCGGCGTGGGACCGTGAGTGGGAATCGCTCCAGAGCGTCCTCAAGCATCTGACCGAAGAAGAAGCGCGCTATCAACATCCGGCATATTCGGAGGAGCCGCTCGAAGATGGTCACCCTCCCGCCGGAACAGTGCTCTGGTACATAGTCCATCTGCCGCATTGCTATCGGCACTACGCGGATATTATCCGCCAGCGCCCTAACAAGCCTGAGGATCCACACCCACCGGAGAGCAATTCCGTCGAAGAAGCGCTTGCGAACCTGCAGCACGATCGAACAGAACTGCGAAACACCATCGCCACGCTTTCAGAAGAGGAGTTAGACGAGAAGCTGTATTACGGCGGCACGGTCCCTGATCTTGTGCGCGGGACCGTCCGGCACGATGCGTGGCACGCCGGACAAATTGCGGTTGCGCGCAGGCTGTATCGGATGCGAGGCCGTCATGGGTGA
- a CDS encoding GIY-YIG nuclease family protein, whose protein sequence is MKTRKELQNEYKQMKPRMGIFAIRNITSGRIYVARATNLDLIWNAERFKLDSGGHPNRELQQDWNACGSDNFNFEVLYELKPSDDPAVDARSELLALEALTIEDLQPFGEKGYNRKPEIRSA, encoded by the coding sequence ATGAAGACCCGGAAAGAGCTACAGAACGAATACAAGCAGATGAAGCCCCGCATGGGGATATTTGCGATCAGGAATATCACGAGTGGGCGTATCTATGTCGCTCGCGCAACGAACCTGGATCTCATCTGGAATGCCGAACGATTCAAACTCGACTCTGGCGGTCATCCAAACCGAGAACTGCAACAAGATTGGAATGCTTGCGGGTCAGATAACTTCAATTTTGAAGTTCTTTACGAGTTGAAGCCTTCCGACGATCCGGCAGTCGACGCGCGAAGCGAGTTATTGGCACTCGAAGCATTGACGATCGAGGATCTTCAGCCATTCGGTGAGAAGGGTTACAACCGAAAGCCCGAGATCCGTTCAGCATAG
- a CDS encoding YebC/PmpR family DNA-binding transcriptional regulator: MGRAFEFRKARKFKRWDKMSKAFTKIGREIAIAVRLGGPDPEGNSRLRMAITNAKGVNMPKDRIEGAIKRASSKDQEAFQEVVYEGYGPSGVPIIVECATDNPTRTVANVRSAFTRSGGQLATTGSLDFMFERKGVFKFPKDGLDLDELELELIDFGVEDLSVEEGEVTLITSFADFVQMQRALEERKVPVSSAELQRLPTVFKELPEEAEEAVFELIDKLEEDDDVQSVYHNLK, translated from the coding sequence ATGGGAAGAGCCTTCGAATTTCGCAAAGCACGCAAGTTTAAGCGCTGGGACAAAATGTCCAAGGCGTTTACGAAAATTGGCCGAGAGATCGCGATCGCCGTCCGGTTGGGTGGACCCGATCCAGAAGGGAATTCACGTCTGCGCATGGCGATCACCAATGCCAAAGGTGTGAACATGCCGAAAGATCGAATTGAAGGAGCCATCAAGCGAGCTTCCTCCAAAGATCAGGAGGCTTTTCAGGAGGTGGTGTACGAAGGATATGGACCTTCGGGTGTTCCGATCATCGTCGAATGTGCGACGGATAATCCGACGCGGACTGTGGCAAACGTCCGAAGTGCATTTACTCGGTCGGGCGGTCAATTGGCTACGACTGGATCGTTGGATTTCATGTTCGAAAGAAAAGGTGTCTTTAAATTCCCGAAGGACGGCTTGGATCTTGATGAATTAGAACTGGAGCTCATCGACTTTGGAGTAGAAGATCTTAGTGTAGAGGAAGGCGAAGTAACGCTTATTACTTCCTTTGCGGACTTCGTCCAAATGCAACGGGCTCTCGAAGAGCGCAAAGTACCAGTCTCTAGCGCGGAACTTCAGCGCCTACCAACTGTCTTCAAAGAACTTCCCGAAGAGGCCGAAGAGGCAGTATTCGAGTTGATCGACAAGCTCGAAGAGGATGATGACGTGCAGTCGGTATATCATAACCTCAAGTAG
- a CDS encoding SDR family NAD(P)-dependent oxidoreductase: MNVLVTGGAGFIGSHIADAFVERGDDVVVLDNLSAGSLNNINPRAHFVQGDITDAQLVRRLFREHRFEIVNHHAAQLDVRKSVADPVFDCTQNIIGTLNLLEAARIEGGVKRFMQASTGGAVYGEQDYFPADEQHPTRPISQYGVAKRSIELYLGCYQALYGIEYVAFRYTNVYGPRQSPNGEAGVVAIFTEKLLSGEEAIINGDGSQTRDYVFVGDVVRAHMLALDQLRGSDILNVSTATETDVNQVYANLSELTTGGRAKPQHGPAKAGEQQRSVCSYEHAHAVLGWEPQVSLLDGLRETVAFFERKHVTK, from the coding sequence TTGAACGTATTAGTAACCGGAGGAGCAGGCTTCATTGGATCGCACATCGCCGATGCGTTTGTCGAGCGCGGTGATGATGTTGTGGTGCTCGATAATTTGTCGGCAGGATCGTTGAACAATATTAATCCCCGCGCGCATTTTGTGCAAGGAGACATTACCGATGCCCAACTTGTCCGGCGGCTCTTCCGCGAGCATCGGTTCGAGATCGTGAATCATCACGCCGCGCAGCTCGATGTCCGCAAAAGCGTTGCCGATCCCGTCTTTGATTGCACCCAAAACATCATTGGGACACTGAATCTGCTCGAAGCCGCGCGCATCGAGGGCGGAGTAAAGCGATTTATGCAGGCTTCCACGGGCGGTGCCGTCTACGGCGAGCAGGACTATTTTCCGGCGGACGAGCAGCATCCGACGCGGCCAATCTCGCAGTACGGTGTCGCCAAGCGGAGTATCGAATTGTATCTTGGCTGCTATCAAGCACTTTATGGGATTGAATACGTCGCATTTCGTTATACGAATGTCTATGGCCCGCGCCAGAGCCCAAATGGCGAGGCCGGCGTTGTTGCGATCTTTACCGAGAAGCTTCTGAGCGGTGAGGAGGCGATCATCAATGGAGATGGCTCGCAGACGCGGGACTACGTCTTTGTGGGTGATGTGGTGCGTGCGCACATGTTGGCGTTAGATCAACTCCGAGGATCGGACATCCTCAACGTTTCCACTGCCACGGAAACCGATGTAAATCAGGTGTACGCCAACCTCTCCGAACTGACGACGGGTGGCCGGGCGAAGCCGCAACATGGTCCTGCAAAAGCAGGGGAACAGCAACGGAGTGTTTGCTCGTATGAGCACGCTCATGCAGTCCTCGGCTGGGAGCCGCAAGTGAGTTTGCTCGACGGGCTTCGAGAGACCGTAGCGTTTTTCGAGCGTAAGCACGTCACTAAATGA
- a CDS encoding Ig-like domain-containing protein, which translates to MTNDLSRVVAQNPLEMQMISLRSIALVIYHLSFVVLIASCASQQPPPGGPADTTRPKIDTTMPHNRQLNVPRDTRIYFRFDRDVDRASFAQAFSIQPYLTGQVTYHWSGHDEVTVKLPEKLRDSTTYTVQLSRDLKSQRGNNLAFPIRITFSTGPFIDTGTLSGFLLNPISGPSPKASEVFIFSYDISTRNADTLNVSHTMPDLLTQPNDQGIWQLLSMKVGHRYRVFAVEDVYRNHLYDAGVDAFGVPTGDAILDSVAKGKFYIRMAPASDTIRPELLDAEALDSFHIRAHFSEAIDSNDVIASNFTLNGKPLAAAYRESPDKKPGQITLLTTSPLAVNQDDSVAVRKGSIHDLSHNPISDSAYTVDFTTPSSLRVMHPPTFISIGIRDSAVDQSTMPVIPIIFSDVVRRDSIESAIALLDSGKHAMRARLHWLDDSRVLISPTDSLLPNLLYMITLRTRGILSPIAAISGPVRDTLFRWRFRTIRTGDLAKLSGKIAIEDSFFTQNPAGALIVQAINTSSNELRQIALKHGELEFVFEGMREATYRVRAFFSRTGDPIYDAGSVLPWRFGVPTGDYPQLVSARMRWTTKNIDFEVR; encoded by the coding sequence ATGACAAATGATCTTTCCCGTGTCGTCGCGCAGAATCCTTTGGAAATGCAAATGATTTCTCTTCGTTCGATTGCACTCGTCATTTATCATTTGTCATTCGTCGTTCTTATCGCGAGTTGCGCTTCGCAGCAACCGCCGCCCGGCGGACCTGCGGATACTACGCGACCGAAAATCGACACGACAATGCCGCACAATCGTCAGTTGAACGTGCCTCGGGATACGCGAATCTATTTCCGGTTTGATCGCGATGTCGATCGCGCTTCGTTCGCACAGGCATTCTCGATTCAGCCATATCTGACCGGTCAGGTAACATACCATTGGTCGGGGCATGATGAGGTCACGGTTAAACTTCCAGAGAAGCTCCGCGACTCCACAACTTACACAGTGCAACTCTCACGCGACCTGAAGTCGCAGCGAGGAAATAATCTGGCATTCCCGATACGGATCACTTTCTCCACGGGTCCTTTTATTGACACAGGTACACTTTCAGGTTTTTTACTCAATCCGATCTCCGGCCCATCGCCGAAGGCAAGTGAGGTATTCATATTTTCCTATGATATATCCACGCGCAATGCCGACACGCTTAATGTGTCTCACACCATGCCGGATCTTTTGACGCAGCCGAACGATCAGGGTATCTGGCAACTGCTGTCCATGAAGGTCGGCCATCGCTATCGTGTCTTTGCAGTAGAAGATGTCTATCGCAATCATTTATATGACGCGGGGGTAGATGCATTTGGAGTACCGACAGGGGATGCTATTCTCGATAGTGTGGCAAAAGGGAAGTTCTATATTCGCATGGCGCCCGCAAGTGACACCATCCGGCCGGAACTGCTGGATGCTGAGGCCCTCGATTCCTTTCACATTCGCGCTCATTTTTCGGAGGCAATTGATAGCAATGACGTAATAGCCTCAAACTTCACGCTGAATGGCAAACCACTTGCAGCGGCATATCGTGAGAGTCCCGACAAGAAGCCCGGACAAATTACATTGCTGACAACTTCACCGCTTGCGGTGAATCAGGACGATAGTGTGGCAGTCAGGAAAGGAAGCATTCACGATCTTTCCCATAACCCGATCAGCGACTCGGCATACACGGTGGACTTTACAACCCCTTCGTCTCTCCGGGTGATGCATCCACCAACATTCATTTCTATTGGCATTCGTGATAGTGCGGTCGATCAATCCACGATGCCGGTAATTCCAATTATCTTTAGCGATGTCGTTCGCCGGGATTCAATCGAGAGTGCGATTGCGCTTCTTGATAGCGGTAAGCACGCAATGCGCGCAAGGCTTCACTGGCTCGATGATTCACGAGTCTTGATATCCCCAACCGATAGTCTGCTTCCGAACCTACTCTACATGATCACACTCCGCACGCGTGGTATTCTGAGTCCGATTGCAGCCATTTCAGGACCGGTACGGGATACACTTTTTCGATGGCGATTTCGAACTATTCGAACGGGCGATCTCGCAAAACTCTCCGGTAAGATCGCGATTGAGGATTCGTTCTTCACTCAGAATCCCGCAGGCGCTCTCATCGTGCAGGCAATCAATACCAGTTCAAACGAATTGCGGCAGATTGCGCTGAAGCATGGTGAGCTTGAGTTTGTCTTTGAAGGCATGCGCGAAGCGACCTATCGGGTGCGCGCATTCTTCTCGCGCACCGGCGATCCGATATATGACGCCGGTTCGGTGCTGCCGTGGCGCTTCGGAGTCCCGACTGGTGATTATCCGCAGCTTGTCTCAGCACGAATGCGTTGGACCACAAAAAACATTGATTTTGAAGTGCGGTGA